The Fimbriimonas ginsengisoli Gsoil 348 genome window below encodes:
- a CDS encoding MarR family winged helix-turn-helix transcriptional regulator produces the protein MDDILQDAVLLEAILPRALRSLFRHDTSDPLAHLTVAQLRMVRTLRAKDWNAVDLAKDLAMTESAVSQTVKRLEEMGLVERRPDLHDRRVRTIGLSQIGAQLLRERQTLRVERARVALSKLSRLDRQTLIDLLSRLVIDGDSDVEPLALVAELEQALPLVPPLNLDPPKSR, from the coding sequence TTGGATGATATCCTGCAGGACGCGGTGCTACTGGAGGCGATCCTTCCTCGCGCGCTCCGGTCGCTCTTTCGGCACGATACGAGCGATCCTTTGGCCCACCTCACCGTGGCTCAGCTTCGCATGGTCCGCACCTTGCGGGCGAAAGACTGGAACGCGGTGGACCTGGCCAAGGATTTGGCGATGACGGAGAGCGCGGTGAGTCAGACCGTGAAGCGGCTGGAGGAAATGGGGTTGGTAGAACGACGCCCAGACCTGCACGACCGACGGGTGAGGACGATCGGGTTGAGCCAAATCGGAGCCCAGCTTCTCCGCGAACGCCAGACGCTGAGGGTCGAGAGGGCGAGGGTCGCTCTTTCCAAACTCTCTCGCCTAGACCGCCAGACCCTCATCGATTTGCTCTCCCGGCTTGTGATCGACGGTGATTCGGATGTCGAACCTCTCGCCTTGGTCGCCGAGCTAGAGCAGGCGTTGCCGCTCGTCCCTCCGCTCAATCTAGACCCACCCAAAAGCCGATGA
- the secA gene encoding preprotein translocase subunit SecA — protein MNFLRKLFDTSKKDVDLLQPILKKINDLETEIQALNDDQLKAKGVEFRRRAQSGEATEKMLPEVFAVVREVSKRLLGMRHFDVQMLGGMVLDQGRIAEMKTGEGKTLVAVAPLILNAYSGRGAHLVTVNDYLARRDAVWMGPVYHFLGLSVGIIQGQSQDSDELGGSYVYTPGAFHADPRYLNLTECSRRDAYGCDITYGTNHEFGFDYLRDNMAFAEEDLVMRELHFAIVDEVDSILIDEARTPHIISGASSEDVSVYAEIDKVVKNLQKEIHYTADKKNHSASMTEEGMDYVEELLGIDNIAADPRLFHHVNASVKAYALFDRDIDYMVQKGEVVIIDENTGRPMYGRRYGDGLHQALEAKEGVEVQRESQTIATITFQNLFRLYLKLAGMTGTAKTEEDEFRKIYGLDVVTVPTHRPTQRTDQPDVIYKTIEAKFRGIGWEILRLNTKQQPVLVGTRSVEMSERVSARLTADMLQRLVISQRLKEKLEVKKDVKGEVAQDAKRLYETDLQDLNRQQVSAFLSKVDLSADIFKGDWLDWCLDQWDLKGDENRQHLEDALKHGIPHNVLNAKYHEREALIVAEAGRLGQVTIATNMAGRGVDILLGGRVEDELVKQARGQADGPQEEGGEYANTFTSYRRGGKERAAPPLPISDQERREKAEVVRALGGLYILGTERHESRRIDNQLRGRAGRQGDPGESKFFVALEDQLWKIFNANMLENPALKMWPPMEEVTAGFLSRMIQKTQERIENHFFEARKHVLEYDDVLNAQREHIYGLRREILLGKDVNVELREYIKETVAEMVANAWMEEEDGERVYDHSVLYSDLNEVFPLLDYASLADLEKFPPSQELVDFVQSKAMEAYDAKAREAGETMADIEKWVMLKAVNDHWMEHLQTVDYIREGIGLRGYGQVDPLVAYKKETYDTFQRTLQAIRDQAARTLYLVRVQRRQDFEAMVDAESEMPLLANLDEYDSNNLPSEELESRGSPLQSTVYTSIQGSAQRNTGEIDWTRVGRNEPCPCGSGKKFKECHYKSLREQGVI, from the coding sequence ATGAATTTTTTACGCAAGTTATTTGACACCAGCAAGAAGGACGTCGATCTGCTTCAGCCGATCCTGAAGAAAATCAACGACCTCGAAACCGAGATTCAAGCGCTCAACGACGATCAGCTCAAGGCTAAGGGAGTCGAGTTCCGTCGCCGAGCCCAGTCGGGCGAGGCGACGGAAAAGATGCTCCCCGAGGTCTTCGCGGTCGTCCGCGAGGTCTCGAAGCGGCTGCTCGGGATGCGCCACTTCGACGTCCAGATGTTAGGCGGCATGGTCCTCGACCAGGGTCGCATCGCGGAGATGAAGACCGGTGAAGGTAAGACCCTCGTCGCCGTCGCCCCGCTCATCTTGAACGCTTACTCCGGTCGCGGCGCCCACCTGGTCACCGTAAACGACTACCTCGCCCGACGCGACGCCGTCTGGATGGGACCGGTCTACCACTTCCTCGGCCTAAGCGTCGGAATTATCCAAGGACAAAGCCAAGATAGCGACGAGCTCGGCGGCTCGTACGTTTACACCCCCGGCGCCTTCCACGCCGATCCCCGCTATCTGAACCTCACCGAGTGTTCGCGACGGGACGCCTACGGCTGCGACATCACTTACGGAACGAACCATGAGTTCGGCTTCGACTACCTCCGCGACAACATGGCGTTCGCGGAAGAAGATCTGGTGATGCGGGAGCTCCATTTCGCCATCGTCGACGAAGTCGACTCGATTCTCATCGACGAGGCCCGAACCCCGCACATCATCTCGGGCGCGTCCAGCGAGGACGTGTCGGTTTACGCCGAGATCGACAAGGTGGTCAAGAACCTCCAGAAGGAGATCCACTATACGGCGGATAAGAAGAACCACTCCGCCTCCATGACCGAAGAGGGCATGGACTATGTCGAAGAGCTCCTCGGGATCGACAACATCGCCGCCGACCCGCGACTCTTCCACCACGTGAACGCCTCCGTTAAAGCGTACGCCTTGTTCGATCGCGATATCGACTACATGGTGCAGAAGGGCGAGGTCGTCATCATCGACGAGAACACCGGCCGGCCAATGTACGGTCGACGGTACGGCGACGGCCTCCACCAGGCGCTGGAAGCGAAGGAAGGGGTCGAGGTTCAGCGCGAAAGCCAGACGATCGCAACGATCACCTTCCAGAACCTCTTCCGCCTCTATCTGAAGCTGGCCGGTATGACCGGTACCGCCAAGACCGAAGAGGACGAGTTCCGGAAGATCTACGGCCTGGACGTCGTGACGGTGCCTACCCACCGACCGACCCAGCGAACCGACCAACCCGACGTCATCTACAAAACGATCGAGGCCAAGTTCCGGGGAATCGGTTGGGAGATTCTCCGACTCAATACCAAGCAGCAGCCGGTGCTCGTCGGCACCCGATCCGTCGAAATGTCGGAGCGGGTTTCCGCCCGTCTCACCGCCGATATGCTCCAGCGCCTCGTGATCAGCCAACGGCTGAAAGAGAAACTGGAGGTCAAGAAGGATGTCAAAGGCGAGGTCGCCCAAGACGCGAAGCGACTCTATGAGACCGACCTGCAGGATCTGAATCGGCAGCAAGTTAGCGCGTTCCTAAGCAAGGTCGATCTGAGCGCGGACATATTCAAGGGCGACTGGCTCGATTGGTGTCTCGATCAATGGGATCTCAAGGGAGACGAAAATCGCCAGCACCTGGAAGACGCCCTCAAGCACGGCATCCCGCACAACGTCCTCAATGCCAAATACCACGAGCGAGAGGCGCTCATCGTCGCCGAAGCCGGCCGCCTCGGTCAGGTGACGATCGCCACCAATATGGCGGGACGCGGCGTCGACATCCTGCTCGGCGGACGCGTGGAAGACGAGCTTGTGAAGCAGGCTCGGGGTCAGGCCGACGGTCCGCAAGAGGAAGGCGGCGAATACGCCAACACCTTCACCAGCTATCGTCGAGGCGGTAAGGAGCGAGCGGCCCCCCCGCTGCCGATCAGCGATCAGGAGAGGCGCGAGAAGGCCGAGGTCGTCCGAGCGCTCGGAGGTCTCTACATCCTGGGAACGGAACGCCATGAGAGCCGGCGAATCGACAACCAGCTTCGGGGCCGCGCCGGACGACAGGGCGACCCCGGCGAGTCGAAGTTCTTCGTCGCGCTGGAAGACCAGCTCTGGAAGATCTTCAACGCGAACATGCTGGAGAACCCGGCCCTCAAGATGTGGCCGCCGATGGAGGAAGTCACCGCCGGCTTCCTTTCGCGGATGATTCAGAAGACGCAGGAGCGGATCGAGAATCACTTCTTCGAAGCCCGAAAGCACGTTCTCGAGTACGACGACGTTCTGAACGCCCAACGCGAGCACATTTACGGCTTGCGACGCGAAATCCTACTCGGCAAGGACGTCAACGTCGAGCTTCGCGAATACATCAAGGAAACCGTCGCCGAAATGGTGGCGAACGCCTGGATGGAGGAGGAAGACGGCGAGCGGGTCTACGACCACTCGGTCCTCTACTCCGACCTCAACGAAGTCTTCCCGCTGCTTGACTACGCGTCGCTCGCCGACCTAGAGAAGTTCCCGCCAAGCCAAGAGCTGGTGGACTTCGTCCAAAGCAAGGCGATGGAGGCGTATGACGCCAAGGCGAGAGAAGCCGGCGAAACGATGGCCGACATCGAGAAGTGGGTAATGCTGAAGGCGGTCAACGACCACTGGATGGAGCACCTGCAGACCGTCGACTACATCCGCGAAGGCATCGGCCTCCGAGGATACGGCCAGGTCGACCCTCTCGTGGCGTACAAGAAGGAAACGTACGACACCTTCCAACGCACACTCCAGGCGATTCGGGACCAGGCGGCGAGGACGCTGTACCTCGTACGCGTACAGCGACGACAGGATTTCGAGGCGATGGTCGATGCCGAGTCGGAGATGCCGCTACTGGCCAATCTCGACGAATACGACTCGAACAACCTCCCCTCCGAAGAGCTGGAATCGCGAGGCTCACCCCTTCAGAGCACCGTCTACACGTCGATCCAAGGAAGCGCCCAGCGCAACACCGGCGAGATCGACTGGACCCGAGTCGGCCGCAACGAGCCCTGCCCCTGCGGAAGCGGCAAGAAGTTCAAGGAGTGCCACTACAAGTCCCTCCGAGAGCAAGGCGTAATCTAA
- a CDS encoding MOSC domain-containing protein, protein MPTVASLHLYPVKGMGGISLDASPVEARGLRHDRRWMLVDGNGRFLSQRAIPAMCLFRPEMREDSMRIAGPDGSTVDVPLGSEGERLTVQVWASYCDAIRVPPFVDEWFSERMEMPVRMVYMPDDSIRPTHPDFTRPGDKVGFADAMPVLVASRASLDSLNARLAEPLPMNRFRPNIVVEGVSAHEEDAWPGFELSGVRFRAAKKCGRCQVTTTNQETAEVGIEPLRTLANYRLEGNAVYFGAYFVPEGEGVVSVGDALVFS, encoded by the coding sequence GTGCCAACCGTCGCCAGCCTCCACCTGTACCCCGTCAAAGGCATGGGCGGCATCTCGCTCGACGCCTCTCCCGTTGAGGCTCGCGGTCTCAGGCACGACCGGCGGTGGATGCTGGTCGATGGCAACGGCCGATTTTTGAGCCAGCGTGCCATTCCCGCGATGTGCCTGTTCCGTCCGGAGATGCGGGAGGATTCGATGCGGATCGCGGGTCCAGATGGTTCGACGGTGGACGTTCCCTTGGGCTCGGAAGGGGAACGCTTGACCGTCCAAGTGTGGGCGAGTTACTGCGACGCGATCCGGGTTCCCCCTTTTGTCGACGAGTGGTTTAGTGAACGAATGGAGATGCCGGTGCGGATGGTTTACATGCCGGACGATTCGATTCGCCCGACCCATCCCGATTTCACGCGCCCCGGCGACAAGGTCGGCTTTGCCGACGCGATGCCGGTGCTGGTGGCGTCGCGGGCGTCGCTCGATTCGTTGAACGCCCGCCTGGCGGAGCCTTTGCCGATGAATCGATTCCGTCCGAACATCGTGGTTGAGGGGGTGTCGGCGCACGAGGAAGACGCGTGGCCGGGGTTCGAGCTATCCGGGGTTCGCTTCCGCGCGGCGAAGAAGTGCGGACGGTGCCAGGTGACGACCACGAACCAGGAGACGGCGGAGGTCGGGATCGAGCCGCTGCGAACACTGGCCAACTACCGTCTTGAAGGGAACGCGGTGTACTTCGGGGCGTATTTCGTGCCGGAGGGTGAAGGAGTTGTTTCCGTTGGAGACGCTCTAGTCTTTTCCTAG
- a CDS encoding efflux RND transporter permease subunit, protein MRIAEFSVKRPVAVVMRIAALVLLGAICFTRLPIDLLPKITIPTVNVSTSWPNVAPQEMETQITRPIEQSVSSATNIYNVSSSTTMGSSNVRIQFNWGTDIGQAAVEVLQLIQRARRSFPNDPTLQDPTVTKFDPNALPIMVYAISGQSDPIKLRTTVDNEIGPMVETANGVAAATVSGGQQRSIIVDVDPKKLEAYGVTMATVAQRIVQENINSPAGIAKQGETEFTIRSVGYFTSLTEMANVPLGVYNGSLVTLGMVAQIRDSHQETRSYTRLNGKPAVGLTITKQSEANTIEAANNVRAKIAQAEKAYPDLKFTLSYDQSGFIANSIDDLKQTAILGGTLAVIILLFFLRSVRSTLVVALSIPISVVSTFSLLYFCGFTLNTISLSGLALATGLIVDDAVVVLENIFRHIERHKRRAAEAAVTGTTEILSAVVASTLTVIVVFLPLLLIKGQSGQTFGQLALVVIFSISVSLLDATTVVPMLASRLIKEEEVEEEAHPELRAQRGKKVGLLTRAFDWFGRKFEAVDQAYHDRLAWALKHRWWVLGAAFGVTAASWLLVPFIGTETLPATDSGDFSVNVRLPIGTALTVTDQKMKEVEKRLMAVPEVQTVFSGAGTNVSFRGAGGREVGYQGGATVRLKANRKRSTTDVIRQVQRDLGSIPGIRANVTAYDLVTQILSGGATNIEIDVFGEDADVLTRNAAAALEAVRAVPGMENADLGVQDATPELQWKVDRQKAQQLGVSFRDIANAIGTATSGQLSSYYQEKGFQYPIYVQVPEGSRKTVSDLLNLPITPSSGGPDAKPIRLSQVATAVQGMGPNELTRIDRRRYVAINARIQDRSESEVTADVQKVMDNLKLDRGITWSFGVNQKRKAEEFAGLGMSIFLAVALIYMLLATQFESFIYPLIVLTSVPLCALGVVLALFLSGKAFGLTAFIGLLMLIGIVVKNGILLVDYTTQLRGRGLPRDEAILTASPTRLRPILMTTSAAILGMLPLALGIGSGSEMQAPLATAVVGGLLTSTFLTLFVVPIVYTVFDDLARRFRKDPRDLAPSSVIEPSIGAFEHVAGSDDPPSPRPEEVDRIG, encoded by the coding sequence GTGAGAATCGCCGAATTTTCGGTCAAGCGACCGGTCGCGGTCGTCATGCGGATCGCGGCGCTCGTTTTGCTGGGCGCCATCTGCTTCACCCGGCTGCCCATCGACCTGCTGCCGAAGATCACGATTCCGACCGTCAACGTTTCCACCTCGTGGCCGAACGTAGCGCCTCAAGAGATGGAGACTCAGATCACGCGTCCCATCGAGCAGTCGGTCTCTTCCGCTACCAACATTTACAACGTTAGCTCCAGCACAACGATGGGATCGAGCAACGTGCGGATCCAGTTCAACTGGGGGACCGACATCGGCCAAGCCGCGGTCGAGGTTCTGCAGCTTATCCAACGGGCGCGAAGATCTTTCCCGAACGACCCGACGCTTCAAGATCCCACGGTCACAAAATTCGACCCGAACGCGCTGCCGATCATGGTCTACGCGATCTCGGGCCAAAGCGACCCGATCAAGCTTCGGACGACGGTCGATAACGAAATCGGGCCGATGGTCGAGACGGCAAACGGAGTCGCCGCCGCCACCGTGAGCGGCGGCCAGCAGAGGTCGATCATCGTCGACGTCGATCCCAAGAAGTTGGAGGCGTACGGCGTGACAATGGCGACGGTCGCGCAACGAATCGTCCAGGAAAACATCAACTCCCCGGCCGGGATCGCCAAGCAGGGAGAGACCGAATTTACGATCCGCAGCGTCGGTTATTTCACCAGCCTGACGGAGATGGCGAATGTGCCGCTGGGGGTCTACAACGGCTCCTTGGTCACCCTCGGGATGGTGGCGCAGATTCGCGACAGCCACCAGGAAACGCGCAGCTACACACGCCTCAACGGCAAACCGGCCGTCGGCCTGACGATTACCAAGCAGAGCGAAGCGAATACGATCGAAGCCGCCAACAACGTCCGCGCGAAGATCGCGCAGGCGGAAAAGGCATACCCGGACCTAAAGTTCACCCTCTCATACGACCAATCCGGATTCATCGCGAACTCGATCGATGATCTAAAGCAGACGGCGATCCTCGGTGGCACCCTTGCCGTCATCATCCTGCTGTTCTTTCTCCGAAGCGTGCGTTCGACCCTGGTTGTAGCGCTCTCGATTCCAATTTCGGTCGTTTCGACGTTCTCGCTTCTCTATTTCTGCGGCTTCACGCTGAATACGATCTCGTTAAGCGGTTTGGCGCTGGCGACGGGGCTTATCGTCGACGACGCGGTCGTGGTGTTGGAAAACATTTTCCGGCATATCGAGCGCCACAAACGGCGTGCGGCGGAAGCGGCGGTAACCGGCACAACGGAGATTCTCTCGGCGGTCGTCGCCTCCACGTTGACCGTCATCGTGGTCTTCCTCCCGTTGTTGCTCATCAAGGGACAGTCGGGGCAGACGTTCGGCCAGCTAGCGCTGGTCGTCATTTTCTCGATTTCGGTTTCGCTGCTCGATGCGACGACGGTCGTTCCGATGCTGGCGTCGCGCCTTATCAAAGAAGAGGAGGTCGAAGAGGAAGCGCACCCGGAGCTGCGCGCGCAGCGCGGCAAGAAGGTCGGGTTGCTGACGAGGGCGTTCGATTGGTTCGGAAGGAAATTCGAAGCTGTCGACCAGGCGTACCACGACCGATTGGCTTGGGCGTTGAAACACCGATGGTGGGTGTTGGGGGCCGCGTTCGGCGTCACCGCGGCGAGTTGGCTCTTGGTCCCGTTCATCGGAACCGAGACGCTGCCGGCCACCGATAGCGGCGACTTCAGCGTCAACGTTCGGCTCCCGATCGGCACCGCGTTGACGGTCACCGATCAGAAGATGAAGGAGGTCGAGAAGCGTTTGATGGCGGTTCCCGAAGTTCAGACCGTTTTCTCCGGCGCGGGCACCAACGTCAGCTTCCGTGGCGCGGGCGGCCGCGAAGTCGGTTATCAGGGTGGCGCGACGGTCCGCCTGAAAGCGAACCGCAAACGGTCCACGACCGACGTCATCCGTCAGGTTCAGCGAGACCTCGGCTCCATCCCCGGGATAAGGGCGAACGTCACCGCGTACGATCTGGTCACTCAGATTCTGAGCGGCGGCGCGACGAACATCGAGATCGACGTTTTCGGCGAAGATGCCGACGTTCTCACGAGGAACGCGGCGGCGGCGCTCGAGGCGGTTCGGGCGGTGCCCGGAATGGAGAACGCCGACTTGGGGGTTCAGGACGCGACTCCGGAGCTTCAATGGAAGGTCGACCGGCAAAAGGCTCAGCAACTCGGGGTTTCGTTCCGGGACATCGCCAACGCGATCGGCACCGCCACGAGCGGTCAGCTCTCCAGCTATTACCAAGAAAAGGGGTTTCAGTATCCGATCTACGTTCAGGTGCCGGAGGGTAGCCGTAAGACCGTCTCGGACCTCTTGAACCTACCGATTACCCCTTCCTCAGGAGGACCCGACGCCAAGCCGATACGGCTCAGCCAGGTTGCAACCGCGGTACAGGGGATGGGACCGAACGAGCTCACGCGGATCGACCGGCGGCGGTATGTCGCCATTAACGCGCGGATCCAGGATAGGAGCGAGAGCGAGGTCACGGCCGACGTGCAGAAGGTGATGGACAACCTTAAGCTGGACCGGGGCATCACGTGGTCGTTCGGCGTGAACCAAAAACGGAAGGCGGAGGAGTTCGCGGGTCTGGGAATGTCGATCTTCTTGGCGGTCGCGCTGATTTACATGCTGCTGGCGACCCAGTTCGAGTCGTTCATCTATCCGCTGATCGTGCTTACCTCGGTGCCGCTTTGCGCCCTGGGTGTGGTGCTCGCTCTCTTCCTTTCCGGAAAGGCGTTCGGTTTGACTGCCTTTATCGGGCTCCTCATGCTAATCGGCATCGTCGTGAAGAACGGAATCCTGTTGGTCGACTACACGACCCAATTGCGGGGGAGGGGGCTGCCTCGCGACGAGGCGATCTTGACCGCATCCCCAACCCGGCTCCGTCCGATTCTTATGACGACCTCGGCGGCGATCCTTGGTATGTTGCCGCTCGCGCTGGGGATCGGCAGCGGCTCCGAGATGCAAGCGCCGCTCGCGACGGCGGTAGTCGGCGGCCTGCTTACCTCGACCTTCCTCACGCTTTTCGTAGTCCCGATCGTCTACACGGTCTTCGACGACTTGGCGCGGAGGTTCCGAAAAGATCCTCGCGACTTGGCGCCGTCGTCCGTGATCGAGCCGAGCATCGGCGCCTTTGAACACGTCGCTGGCTCGGACGATCCGCCGTCGCCGAGGCCGGAAGAGGTGGATCGAATTGGATGA
- a CDS encoding TolC family protein — protein sequence MMLPLSIFVAVSSALGGQQPTVPQTQTPPIQPNIAPVPLPPAVVLPGPPSAGGAALQRPLTADEAARIALRLQPSLGIARADILAAQGRTQVARSGLNPQFTANAGYTRVENIRSSGSSGGGGGSNGGSNGGSSGGTSGGSSGFTSNVSVNQLLFDFNRTRNAVRQAEALERATTIRLTVTQNDLVFNVKNAFYTFVQNSRLVTVQEANVAARQAQLALAQARLDAGIGAPADVVTATTNLGAAAQSLTQARQTALTSQIALDLAMGVDARTPITPAIAEEPAPNASDVNALIDTALQSRPEIRQIQETLRAANYGVSVARADNSPSVGVSLGIGARGPSDPLATTNATLGINLTWNFGDGGRTSGLIKQARADVLTAQSNLLVTSQTVVRDVAQAYTDLRTAEQRAIIAASQVANATEAVRLAEGRFRAGLTTFIDVTTAQAALVDAQTTSINAEAAVQQARAALRRAVGGG from the coding sequence ATGATGTTGCCTCTGTCGATCTTTGTCGCCGTAAGCTCCGCCCTCGGGGGCCAGCAACCGACTGTGCCGCAAACGCAGACGCCGCCGATCCAGCCGAACATCGCGCCGGTGCCGCTGCCGCCGGCGGTGGTCTTGCCCGGACCTCCCTCGGCGGGAGGTGCCGCGCTTCAACGGCCGCTTACCGCCGACGAGGCGGCCCGAATCGCGTTACGGCTGCAGCCAAGCCTAGGGATCGCCCGGGCCGATATCTTGGCGGCGCAGGGGCGGACCCAAGTAGCGCGGTCGGGGCTGAACCCTCAATTCACCGCGAATGCCGGATATACGCGAGTTGAAAACATCCGCTCTAGCGGGTCTTCGGGCGGAGGTGGCGGGAGTAACGGAGGTAGCAATGGCGGTAGCAGTGGAGGGACCTCCGGCGGCTCCAGCGGGTTTACCAGCAACGTCTCCGTCAACCAGCTTCTGTTCGACTTCAATCGAACGCGTAACGCGGTCCGGCAGGCGGAGGCGCTGGAAAGGGCAACGACGATTCGGCTGACCGTTACCCAAAACGACTTGGTCTTCAACGTTAAGAACGCCTTCTACACGTTCGTTCAGAACAGCCGCTTGGTGACGGTTCAGGAGGCGAACGTCGCCGCTCGGCAGGCTCAACTTGCGCTGGCGCAGGCCCGCCTCGACGCCGGTATCGGCGCTCCGGCGGACGTCGTCACCGCAACCACAAACCTTGGCGCTGCGGCGCAATCCCTGACTCAGGCCCGGCAGACCGCCTTGACCTCGCAGATCGCCTTGGATCTGGCGATGGGGGTCGACGCCCGGACGCCGATCACTCCGGCGATCGCGGAGGAGCCGGCGCCCAATGCGAGCGACGTCAACGCCTTGATCGACACCGCGCTGCAGTCGCGCCCGGAGATTCGGCAGATTCAGGAGACGTTGCGCGCAGCGAATTACGGGGTTTCGGTCGCTCGGGCGGATAACTCGCCCAGCGTGGGGGTCTCACTCGGAATCGGAGCCCGGGGGCCGAGCGACCCGCTCGCGACGACCAACGCGACGCTCGGAATCAATCTCACGTGGAATTTTGGAGATGGGGGGCGGACTTCCGGGTTGATCAAGCAAGCTCGGGCCGACGTTCTTACCGCCCAAAGCAACCTGCTCGTGACGTCGCAAACGGTGGTGAGAGACGTCGCTCAGGCGTACACGGATCTTCGCACCGCGGAGCAGCGGGCGATCATAGCGGCAAGTCAGGTGGCTAACGCGACCGAGGCGGTGCGCCTCGCCGAGGGGCGGTTCCGAGCGGGGTTGACGACTTTTATCGATGTGACCACCGCCCAGGCGGCGTTGGTGGACGCTCAGACCACTTCCATCAACGCCGAGGCGGCCGTGCAGCAGGCGCGAGCGGCCCTGCGACGGGCGGTTGGCGGGGGTTAA
- a CDS encoding Uma2 family endonuclease: MSPPLPISPEQYLSAERATPTKHELVNGVMYAMAGASLAHVEIVSSLIFLLGLALTGSACRPLGSDVRVKVPDTEMYAYPDISVVCGKAILKDDHMDTLLNPVVIFEVLSPSTESYDRVAKFAHYRRLATLKSYVLVSQEAPMIDRYDRGDDGQWVLSDCWGVDSSLQIPSLGISIPLAKVYENVDLPPDHLSRQPWAKSD, translated from the coding sequence GTGTCACCGCCACTGCCTATATCGCCAGAGCAATACCTTTCCGCCGAGCGGGCGACCCCAACCAAACACGAACTCGTAAACGGGGTGATGTACGCGATGGCTGGCGCGAGCCTCGCCCACGTCGAAATAGTATCAAGCTTGATTTTTCTTCTTGGACTGGCCCTAACGGGCTCCGCATGCCGTCCCCTTGGAAGCGACGTGCGCGTAAAGGTGCCGGACACGGAGATGTACGCCTACCCGGATATCTCCGTCGTTTGTGGAAAGGCGATTCTGAAAGACGACCACATGGACACGCTGTTAAATCCGGTCGTGATCTTTGAGGTCCTCTCTCCTTCGACGGAGAGCTACGACCGCGTCGCCAAGTTTGCCCACTACCGGCGACTCGCCACTCTAAAGAGCTACGTGCTCGTTTCTCAAGAGGCGCCGATGATCGACCGGTACGACCGGGGAGACGATGGCCAATGGGTTCTTTCCGATTGCTGGGGAGTCGACTCCAGTCTCCAAATCCCCAGCCTCGGCATCTCGATCCCGCTTGCCAAGGTGTACGAGAACGTCGATCTACCTCCGGACCATCTCTCTCGCCAGCCCTGGGCGAAGAGCGACTGA